Proteins co-encoded in one Bombus pyrosoma isolate SC7728 linkage group LG4, ASM1482585v1, whole genome shotgun sequence genomic window:
- the LOC122566620 gene encoding phosphopantothenate--cysteine ligase isoform X1 has protein sequence MDTTWEDFYAKHPPPQDFKQSEILLKTFVERQLKRNNKVVLVTSGGTTIPLEYNTVRFVDNFSVGSRGSASTEYFLEHGYAVIFMHRVDSLEPFLRHFKSQKFLDMLEINEQSGESTVTVLPQYKENVIKVLRKYKETLNQDKLLQLTFTTLIEYLWLLRSASQTLACLKNKAILYLAAAVSDFYIPSNELSFHKISSSGPPTISLQTVPKMLVPLVSLWVPEAFVISFKLETDENLLIPKAKNALNKYKHNLVIGNMLHTRKQEVMIISQENNDVISLTNEQLRKGEEIEQKIVGIIIDKHRTFIQSTSN, from the exons atggatACAACTTGGGAGGATTTTTATGCTAAACACCCACCACCTCAAGACTTTAAACAgagtgaaatattattaaaaacatttgtgGAACGACAGTTgaagagaaataataaagtCGTGTTAGTAACA AGCGGGGGTACAACAATACCTTTAGAATACAATACAGTAAGATTCGTTGACAATTTTAGTGTAGGGTCAAGAGGATCTGCGTCTACGGAATATTTCCTAGAACATGGATATGctgtaatttttatgcataG GGTTGATTCTCTGGAACCTTTTTTAAGACATTTTAAGAGCCAGAAATTTTTGGATATGTTAGAGATCAATGAACAAAGTGGGGAAAGCACGGTCACag TCTTACCACAATACAAAGAAAATGTGATAAAAGTATTACGCAAGTACAAAGAAACTTTGAATCaagataaattattgcaactcACTTTCACTACGCTTATTGAATATCTTTGGCTACTTCGATCTGCCAGTCAAACATTAGCTTGtcttaaaaataaagcaatttTATATCTTGCAGCTGCAGTTTCAGATTTCTATATCCCATCCAATGAATTG TCCTTTCACAAAATTTCTTCTAGCGGACCACCAACAATATCTCTACAGACAGTGCCAAAAATGTTAGTTCCTCTTGTAAGTTTGTGGGTTCCAGAGGCTTttgtaatatcttttaaattagaaactgATGAAAATCTTCTAATTCCAAAAGCGAAAAATGCACTAAATAAGTACAAACACAAC ttAGTTATAGGGAACATGTTGCATACTCGAAAACAAGAAGTTATGATTATCAGTCAAGAGAATAATGATGTTATTTCTCTTACTAACGAGCAATTAAGAAAAGGTGAAGAAATCGAACAAAAGATTGTCGGTATTATCATTGATAAACACAGAACTTTTATACAATCTACCagtaattaa
- the LOC122566620 gene encoding phosphopantothenate--cysteine ligase 2 isoform X2, whose amino-acid sequence MDTTWEDFYAKHPPPQDFKQSEILLKTFVERQLKRNNKVVLVTSGGTTIPLEYNTVRFVDNFSVGSRGSASTEYFLEHGYAVIFMHRVDSLEPFLRHFKSQKFLDMLEINEQSGESTVTVLPQYKENVIKVLRKYKETLNQDKLLQLTFTTLIEYLWLLRSASQTLACLKNKAILYLAAAVSDFYIPSNELSFHKISSSGPPTISLQTVPKMLVPLVSLWVPEAFVISFKLETDENLLIPKAKNALNKYKHNL is encoded by the exons atggatACAACTTGGGAGGATTTTTATGCTAAACACCCACCACCTCAAGACTTTAAACAgagtgaaatattattaaaaacatttgtgGAACGACAGTTgaagagaaataataaagtCGTGTTAGTAACA AGCGGGGGTACAACAATACCTTTAGAATACAATACAGTAAGATTCGTTGACAATTTTAGTGTAGGGTCAAGAGGATCTGCGTCTACGGAATATTTCCTAGAACATGGATATGctgtaatttttatgcataG GGTTGATTCTCTGGAACCTTTTTTAAGACATTTTAAGAGCCAGAAATTTTTGGATATGTTAGAGATCAATGAACAAAGTGGGGAAAGCACGGTCACag TCTTACCACAATACAAAGAAAATGTGATAAAAGTATTACGCAAGTACAAAGAAACTTTGAATCaagataaattattgcaactcACTTTCACTACGCTTATTGAATATCTTTGGCTACTTCGATCTGCCAGTCAAACATTAGCTTGtcttaaaaataaagcaatttTATATCTTGCAGCTGCAGTTTCAGATTTCTATATCCCATCCAATGAATTG TCCTTTCACAAAATTTCTTCTAGCGGACCACCAACAATATCTCTACAGACAGTGCCAAAAATGTTAGTTCCTCTTGTAAGTTTGTGGGTTCCAGAGGCTTttgtaatatcttttaaattagaaactgATGAAAATCTTCTAATTCCAAAAGCGAAAAATGCACTAAATAAGTACAAACACAAC TTATAG
- the LOC122566624 gene encoding cytochrome c oxidase subunit NDUFA4, with protein MAKMQGLTWQTFRKNSMLAPLFFCIGFGALMSSSYLLRLAFRSPDVTWNTKKNPEPWNEYKDKEYKFMSPQNKPKQYALPPEY; from the exons ATGGCTAAAATGCAGGGTCTTACATGGCAAACTTTTAGAAAGAATTCGATG ttaGCTCCGCTGTTTTTTTGTATCGGATTCGGAGCATTGATGTCATCGAGTTATTTATTACGTCTGGCTTTTCGGAGCCCTGATGTTACTTGGAATACTAAAAAAAATCCTGAGCCATGGAACGAATATAAAGACAAAGAATATAAG ttcATGTCGCCTCAAAATAAGCCTAAGCAATATGCTTTACCTCCAGAGTACTAA